One genomic segment of Nitrososphaerota archaeon includes these proteins:
- a CDS encoding NADP-dependent malic enzyme gives MPQAAPKDEVSKKAIAYSKFYGGKVGTAPKVPVRSLEDFSIWYTPGVAAVSRLIEADPELSFEYTGRWNTVAVVSDGSRVLGLGNIGPEGSLPVMEGKALIYNYLGGVNAIPLPVRTRDEEHLISFVKALEPSLGGVNLEDIESPKCFEVLDRLRAEMNIPVWHDDQQGTAGVSLAGLYSALELTERTIEDAHIVLFGSGAANVATARLLFKAGANPKEMLVVDRKGILHPEREDIDQLMLKNKWKYELAIKTNGDRRKGVLKDALKGADVLIAAAGVGPNMIKKDEIAQMNKRSIVFLLANPVPEMLPPDAIAAGAEIVATGRSDYPNQVNNSLLFPAIFRGALDVRAKTITDTMVIGAAKELARHAKDKGLTKDHIIPTMVEWEVYPQVAATVGDLAVREGVARKKATRDELLQTAMDMISHSRKTMDALRKSGVIPEPPE, from the coding sequence ATGCCCCAAGCGGCACCCAAGGACGAGGTCTCCAAGAAGGCGATCGCCTACTCCAAGTTCTACGGGGGCAAGGTGGGGACTGCCCCGAAGGTCCCGGTGAGGTCTCTGGAGGACTTCTCCATCTGGTACACGCCGGGGGTCGCTGCGGTTTCGCGCCTGATCGAGGCGGACCCTGAACTTTCCTTCGAGTATACGGGCCGCTGGAACACCGTCGCGGTGGTCTCGGACGGAAGCCGGGTGCTCGGCCTCGGAAACATCGGCCCCGAGGGTTCCCTCCCAGTCATGGAGGGCAAGGCGTTGATCTACAACTACCTCGGCGGGGTGAACGCGATACCCCTTCCCGTAAGGACGAGGGACGAGGAGCATCTGATCTCATTCGTGAAGGCCCTCGAGCCCTCCCTCGGAGGCGTTAACCTCGAGGACATCGAGTCCCCGAAGTGTTTCGAGGTCCTCGACCGGCTCAGGGCCGAGATGAACATCCCCGTGTGGCATGACGACCAGCAGGGGACGGCCGGGGTCTCTCTCGCCGGACTCTACAGTGCCCTGGAACTCACCGAGAGAACCATCGAGGACGCTCACATCGTCCTCTTCGGGTCCGGGGCGGCGAACGTGGCCACTGCGAGGCTTCTCTTCAAGGCAGGCGCGAACCCCAAAGAAATGCTGGTGGTCGACAGGAAGGGAATCCTCCACCCAGAAAGGGAGGACATCGACCAGCTTATGCTCAAGAACAAGTGGAAGTACGAGCTGGCGATCAAGACCAACGGAGACAGGAGGAAGGGGGTGCTCAAGGACGCCCTGAAGGGCGCTGACGTCCTCATCGCCGCAGCAGGCGTTGGCCCCAACATGATCAAGAAGGATGAAATCGCCCAGATGAACAAGCGTTCCATCGTTTTCCTTCTGGCCAACCCGGTCCCCGAGATGCTGCCCCCCGACGCGATCGCTGCCGGAGCCGAGATCGTGGCCACCGGGAGGTCCGATTACCCCAACCAGGTGAACAACAGTCTGCTCTTCCCCGCGATATTCCGTGGTGCCCTGGACGTCCGCGCAAAGACCATCACAGACACCATGGTCATCGGGGCCGCCAAGGAGCTGGCCAGGCACGCCAAGGACAAGGGGCTCACCAAGGACCACATCATCCCGACCATGGTGGAATGGGAGGTCTATCCGCAGGTCGCGGCCACAGTGGGTGACCTCGCCGTTAGAGAGGGCGTCGCGCGAAAGAAGGCGACCCGTGACGAGCTCCTTCAGACGGCCATGGACATGATCAGCCACTCCCGAAAGACCATGGACGCGCTGAGGAAATCAGGCGTTATTCCTGAGCCACCAGAATAA
- a CDS encoding heavy metal translocating P-type ATPase — MAKDPVCGMYVEEKQDALKAVRSGSTYYFCSDVCLQTFVAPARELRRIRSLALLSFALGIPVLLFTWFVATPGWLPRDLLLFVLATPVQFIAGWVFYRGAWHAIRARVANMDTLVALGTSAAWFYSTVVVFVPGVLPEGVYFDASSLIIGFILLGKVLEHSARGRASDAVRKLLDLSPKYAVVIRDGIEVEVPVEEVQVGDLIRVKPGDKIPTDGVVAEGSGAVDEKMLTGESIPVGKQVGDEVYGATINKSGLLKVRATKVGSDTALAQIVKLVDEAHAGQVPVQRLVDRIASYFVPTVVLVAVGAFVAWDFLLGRGVLYGFTAFIAVLIVACPCALGLATPAAIVVGTAKGAANGILLKGGEQLERASKVDQVVFDKTGTITRGDPSVTDLVIFGEETEQELLGLAASAEEGSEHPLGKAILRRARHSGGSISPSNDFQAEAGSGVTVRIHGKEVLVGNRRLFASRGIVLGEADAAISSLEAQGKTAIIVGLEGRVVGVIAVSDTVKPGAKEAVGSLMKLGVRVAMLTGDNTRTARAIADEVGIREVYAEVFPARKSEIIKKLKEEGRVVAMVGDGINDAPALAEADVGMAIGSGTDVAIETAGIVLMKDDLKDVVGAIRLSKATMAKIKQNLFWAFAYNTVLIPVAALGILNPILAGVAMALSSVSVVANSLSIRRVKLTP; from the coding sequence TTGGCCAAGGACCCTGTCTGTGGGATGTATGTTGAAGAGAAGCAAGACGCACTGAAAGCGGTTCGGAGTGGGTCCACGTACTACTTCTGTAGCGATGTCTGCCTTCAGACATTCGTTGCTCCGGCGAGAGAGCTCAGGAGGATTAGAAGCCTTGCACTTCTGAGCTTTGCCCTGGGGATACCCGTCCTCCTGTTTACTTGGTTCGTCGCCACGCCCGGTTGGCTACCTAGGGACCTGCTGCTCTTCGTCCTCGCGACCCCGGTCCAGTTCATCGCCGGCTGGGTGTTCTACAGGGGAGCGTGGCACGCGATAAGGGCAAGAGTCGCGAACATGGACACTTTGGTTGCCCTAGGCACTAGCGCAGCATGGTTTTACAGCACCGTCGTGGTCTTCGTGCCCGGAGTTCTCCCGGAGGGGGTCTACTTTGACGCGTCCTCCCTGATAATCGGATTCATCCTGCTTGGGAAGGTTCTGGAGCATTCTGCCCGGGGGCGGGCTTCGGATGCCGTGAGGAAGCTGCTCGACCTTAGCCCGAAGTATGCAGTCGTCATCAGAGATGGCATCGAAGTCGAGGTACCAGTTGAAGAGGTTCAGGTCGGTGACCTCATCAGAGTAAAGCCAGGCGATAAGATTCCGACGGACGGTGTCGTTGCCGAGGGAAGCGGGGCAGTGGACGAGAAGATGCTGACGGGCGAGAGCATACCTGTAGGGAAGCAGGTCGGGGACGAGGTCTACGGGGCGACCATCAACAAGTCCGGGCTGCTCAAAGTCAGGGCCACTAAGGTGGGAAGCGACACGGCTCTGGCCCAGATAGTGAAGCTGGTCGACGAAGCCCACGCTGGACAGGTCCCGGTCCAGAGGCTGGTGGACAGGATAGCGTCCTATTTTGTGCCGACTGTGGTCCTTGTGGCGGTCGGTGCATTCGTCGCCTGGGACTTCTTGCTCGGCAGGGGGGTACTATACGGGTTCACTGCGTTCATAGCAGTCCTCATCGTCGCCTGTCCGTGCGCCCTTGGCCTCGCCACTCCCGCCGCCATCGTGGTCGGGACTGCCAAGGGGGCCGCGAACGGCATACTCCTGAAGGGGGGAGAGCAGCTCGAGCGGGCTAGCAAAGTGGATCAGGTCGTTTTCGACAAGACCGGGACCATAACCCGGGGCGACCCCTCAGTCACCGACCTCGTCATCTTCGGAGAGGAGACAGAACAGGAGCTCCTGGGGCTGGCGGCGTCGGCTGAGGAGGGGTCGGAGCATCCGCTGGGAAAGGCTATCCTCAGGCGGGCGAGGCACAGTGGCGGGAGTATCTCCCCATCAAATGACTTTCAGGCGGAGGCAGGCTCAGGGGTCACGGTCAGAATTCATGGGAAAGAGGTGCTTGTGGGCAATAGGAGACTCTTTGCTAGCCGAGGAATCGTGCTCGGAGAGGCAGACGCCGCGATTTCGTCACTTGAGGCACAGGGGAAGACCGCAATAATCGTGGGTCTTGAAGGCAGAGTGGTTGGAGTGATAGCAGTCTCAGACACTGTGAAGCCAGGTGCCAAGGAGGCTGTAGGTTCACTCATGAAGTTGGGGGTCAGGGTCGCCATGCTCACAGGGGATAACACCCGAACGGCGAGGGCAATTGCGGACGAAGTAGGCATAAGGGAGGTTTACGCGGAGGTGTTCCCCGCTCGGAAATCAGAAATCATCAAGAAGCTCAAAGAAGAGGGGCGGGTGGTTGCGATGGTGGGGGATGGAATCAACGACGCCCCCGCCCTGGCCGAGGCTGACGTGGGCATGGCCATAGGGAGCGGTACCGACGTTGCAATCGAAACGGCTGGAATTGTGTTGATGAAAGACGACCTGAAGGATGTAGTCGGCGCGATAAGGTTGAGCAAGGCGACCATGGCCAAGATCAAGCAGAACCTTTTCTGGGCATTTGCCTACAACACTGTCCTGATTCCCGTCGCAGCACTAGGCATCCTCAATCCCATATTGGCGGGGGTCGCGATGGCGTTGAGCTCCGTGAGCGTCGTTGCCAATTCGCTCTCGATTAGAAGGGTCAAATTGACACCCTGA
- a CDS encoding GNAT family N-acetyltransferase, translating to MEPINIRRATKAEVDVIADLVVRLKKLNSEFDPLFTVKEDAKHRAVKYVSESIGSEKTLLLSVTKGDKLIGFLRAELRERLFYEPSKEGHITDMYVLPEHRRKQIGHEILEQGTSQLVKMGAEIIVAELPSRNEIGVHFYTKRGFRRLIETFAQVPQ from the coding sequence ATGGAGCCAATCAACATCAGGCGGGCGACGAAGGCAGAAGTGGATGTCATCGCAGACCTGGTCGTGAGGCTCAAGAAGCTCAACAGCGAGTTCGACCCGCTTTTCACAGTCAAGGAGGACGCGAAGCACCGGGCGGTCAAGTACGTTTCAGAGAGCATCGGGTCGGAGAAGACCCTGCTCCTGTCGGTGACCAAGGGGGACAAGCTCATCGGGTTCCTTCGGGCCGAACTGCGGGAGAGGCTCTTCTACGAACCGAGCAAGGAAGGCCACATCACTGACATGTACGTACTCCCCGAACATCGGCGCAAGCAAATAGGACATGAGATACTGGAGCAGGGGACGTCGCAACTCGTCAAGATGGGGGCTGAGATCATAGTGGCCGAACTGCCGTCGCGAAATGAAATCGGGGTCCACTTCTACACGAAGAGGGGTTTCAGGCGCCTAATCGAAACCTTCGCCCAAGTTCCTCAATAG
- a CDS encoding arsenate reductase (azurin) small subunit translates to MVDESNPTSEGKDGEAKETEKTRRDFLRIAIASSLVLVAGGIAAVTKSLWNPLQQSAATTGPTFPAVKVANIGDLKVNAPLFFNYPLDDEPNLLVKMGVPGLGGVGPQGDIVAFSQVCQHLGCTSVGFVPEGGAPQCNPAYKAPGPVAYCCCHGSVFDFQNAAKVIGGPSPRPLPEVVLRYDSSNGDIYAIGMKAPTIFGHDTGSNDVSADLQGGSLVS, encoded by the coding sequence TTGGTAGACGAGAGCAACCCGACCAGTGAAGGGAAGGATGGAGAGGCGAAAGAGACGGAGAAGACACGCAGGGATTTCCTCAGAATCGCGATCGCCTCTTCTTTGGTCTTGGTAGCAGGCGGTATAGCCGCTGTGACAAAGTCGCTGTGGAATCCCCTACAGCAGTCGGCGGCGACGACGGGCCCGACGTTTCCAGCTGTGAAGGTCGCCAACATCGGCGACCTGAAGGTGAACGCCCCTTTGTTCTTCAACTATCCGTTGGACGACGAGCCGAACCTGCTGGTGAAGATGGGGGTGCCCGGGCTTGGTGGAGTCGGACCTCAGGGTGACATCGTAGCCTTCAGCCAGGTCTGCCAGCACCTTGGATGCACATCCGTAGGTTTTGTGCCAGAAGGCGGTGCGCCGCAATGCAACCCTGCCTACAAGGCGCCCGGCCCTGTGGCGTATTGCTGCTGCCATGGGAGCGTCTTCGACTTTCAGAACGCTGCCAAGGTGATAGGAGGTCCTTCACCGAGGCCCCTGCCGGAGGTGGTCCTCCGGTACGACTCTTCGAATGGAGACATCTATGCCATCGGAATGAAGGCCCCCACGATCTTCGGCCACGACACAGGGTCCAACGACGTTTCCGCAGACCTGCAAGGCGGGTCGTTGGTGAGCTAG
- a CDS encoding saccharopine dehydrogenase NADP-binding domain-containing protein codes for MKVAVVGAGLMGSVIGWDLARSEGVDSVVVADVNRERLDALKKRAPGRKLAVEVLDIHDMAKTVDFLKGFDVAASALPHGVVHASDTAAVAAGTKMVNIAFEDEQMELDAAARRSGALLIPGCGVAPGLGGILLASALEKLGGGDEGHILVGGLPRNPQPPFGYKLVFSVVGLLREYIEDARVFRNGKLVKVRPFSTVETVEFPAPIGTLEAFCTDGLASLVYSMKGMRVLDEKTLRWPGHAEKMNLLMESGFFSREKVKIGRAEVSPLEMSWEVLAKKLGEGDPHDLTVMRVVAKSGKKEFVYDMLDRYDDEYGVTSMGKSTGYTASIVTQMVGSGEISGRGTIPPENAVVGKRVEKLISELGRRGVKISSESA; via the coding sequence ATGAAAGTTGCGGTCGTGGGCGCGGGATTGATGGGGTCTGTGATTGGATGGGACCTGGCTAGGTCCGAAGGCGTGGACAGCGTTGTGGTCGCCGATGTGAACAGAGAGAGGCTGGATGCGCTGAAGAAACGCGCTCCAGGGAGGAAGCTCGCCGTCGAAGTGCTGGACATACATGATATGGCTAAGACTGTGGACTTCCTGAAGGGATTCGATGTGGCTGCGTCGGCCCTCCCCCATGGAGTGGTCCATGCGTCGGACACTGCTGCCGTCGCAGCGGGGACCAAGATGGTCAACATCGCGTTCGAGGACGAGCAGATGGAGCTAGATGCGGCGGCGAGGAGGAGCGGGGCCCTGCTCATACCCGGGTGCGGCGTCGCGCCGGGGCTTGGGGGGATTCTCTTGGCCAGCGCACTGGAGAAGCTGGGCGGAGGAGACGAGGGCCACATCCTCGTAGGTGGGCTTCCTCGGAATCCGCAGCCGCCTTTCGGCTACAAGCTCGTCTTTTCGGTCGTGGGTCTCCTCCGGGAGTACATTGAGGACGCTAGGGTGTTCAGGAACGGCAAGCTGGTCAAGGTGAGGCCGTTCTCGACGGTCGAGACGGTGGAGTTCCCGGCCCCCATTGGCACCCTCGAGGCGTTCTGCACAGACGGGTTGGCGAGCCTTGTGTACTCCATGAAGGGGATGAGGGTGCTCGATGAGAAGACCCTGAGGTGGCCGGGGCACGCCGAGAAGATGAACCTGCTCATGGAATCCGGATTCTTCTCGAGGGAGAAGGTGAAGATTGGCCGAGCGGAAGTCTCCCCGCTGGAGATGTCCTGGGAAGTGCTCGCCAAGAAGCTGGGCGAGGGCGACCCCCACGACCTGACGGTGATGAGAGTGGTGGCGAAGTCTGGGAAGAAGGAGTTCGTCTATGACATGCTGGACCGCTACGACGACGAGTACGGAGTGACGTCCATGGGGAAGAGCACGGGGTACACCGCGTCCATAGTTACCCAGATGGTGGGTTCGGGAGAGATCTCGGGCAGGGGCACCATACCCCCGGAGAATGCTGTCGTCGGGAAAAGGGTCGAGAAACTGATCTCCGAGCTCGGACGGCGGGGCGTCAAGATTTCTTCAGAGTCAGCCTAG
- a CDS encoding M20/M25/M40 family metallo-hydrolase, producing the protein MVDKKFDQYVKDNTGRFADQIIRLASQPSVSARKEGIEECAVMVEKMLKEIGATTKVLRLEGTAPLVYGEIRSNRSSKTMLFYNHYDVQPEEPLELWKSPPFKPEIRDGRIYGRGVSDDKGELVSRLKVVESFLKTGGELPCSVKFCFEGEEETGSVHLEEYVNRNSDLFKADAVVWEYGTVDLEGRPMVSLGVKGMIYLEFIVQSLSQDAHSSYAAALPSAPWRLVRLLNILKDENERILVPGWYDGVETISDEELTVLKEMPFDTEAFRKNYGAEKFLGNMTGDQAKKALVQRPTGNIAGIWAGYQGPGSKTVLPKEIHAKMDFRLVPDQDPAELLKKLRKYLDDNGFSDVKYELESMEPAARTSFRDPFAQAAITAAEKVYGKKPVVELSSPGTGPLYIFTRRYKMPSVDIGVSAMDGGIHAPNENLRLDLLQKGINWVAETMELFAAS; encoded by the coding sequence ATGGTAGACAAGAAGTTCGACCAATATGTCAAGGACAACACGGGCAGGTTTGCCGACCAGATAATCAGGCTCGCTTCTCAGCCCAGTGTATCGGCCCGGAAGGAAGGCATCGAGGAATGCGCCGTGATGGTCGAGAAGATGCTGAAGGAGATAGGCGCCACCACCAAGGTCCTCAGGTTGGAGGGAACAGCCCCGCTCGTCTACGGGGAGATCAGATCGAACCGCTCCAGCAAGACCATGCTGTTCTACAATCACTACGACGTCCAGCCGGAGGAGCCTCTGGAGCTCTGGAAGTCGCCGCCGTTCAAGCCTGAGATCCGAGACGGCAGGATATACGGCCGGGGAGTCTCTGACGACAAAGGGGAGCTAGTGTCGAGGCTCAAGGTAGTCGAGTCATTCCTGAAGACCGGAGGGGAGCTCCCGTGTAGCGTGAAGTTCTGCTTCGAGGGAGAGGAGGAGACTGGGAGCGTGCACCTAGAAGAGTATGTCAACAGGAACAGCGACCTGTTCAAGGCGGACGCCGTGGTCTGGGAGTACGGGACCGTGGACCTGGAGGGGAGGCCGATGGTGAGCCTAGGTGTGAAAGGGATGATCTATCTGGAGTTCATCGTGCAATCCCTTTCGCAGGACGCCCACAGCAGCTACGCCGCGGCCCTGCCAAGTGCCCCCTGGAGACTGGTTAGGCTGTTGAACATTCTGAAGGACGAAAACGAAAGGATTCTGGTCCCCGGCTGGTACGACGGAGTGGAGACCATATCGGACGAGGAGCTGACTGTCCTGAAGGAAATGCCCTTCGACACCGAGGCTTTCAGGAAGAACTACGGGGCTGAGAAGTTTCTTGGGAACATGACAGGCGACCAGGCGAAGAAGGCGCTCGTCCAAAGGCCGACGGGGAACATCGCCGGGATATGGGCAGGATACCAGGGGCCGGGTTCGAAGACCGTCCTCCCGAAGGAGATCCACGCGAAAATGGACTTCCGCCTCGTCCCCGACCAGGACCCCGCCGAACTCTTGAAGAAGCTCAGGAAGTACCTAGACGACAACGGGTTCTCCGACGTGAAGTACGAACTCGAGAGCATGGAACCCGCAGCGAGGACATCGTTCAGGGACCCGTTTGCCCAGGCTGCGATCACGGCCGCGGAGAAGGTTTACGGGAAGAAGCCAGTGGTCGAGCTCTCTTCCCCGGGGACAGGACCCCTGTACATTTTCACCCGGAGATACAAGATGCCGTCGGTTGACATAGGGGTGTCCGCCATGGATGGAGGGATCCACGCGCCCAACGAGAACCTGAGGCTCGACCTACTTCAGAAAGGGATCAACTGGGTGGCTGAGACGATGGAGCTATTCGCCGCTTCCTGA
- a CDS encoding CBS domain-containing protein: MGLRESLDERVSVYMSTDFVQVRVDASVTDASRVMQKSGATEAVVMRGDTPVGMVTERDILYKVVALGRDPSSVTMSAIMSSPIKTIDEEAKVGEAIAKMSKLGVRRLGVTRNEVLVGLVTQKAMVSGGLQQSIALPELALPGQLACPYCGELVKDKEELSKHIDHSHVGPGLLEGNLSKW, from the coding sequence ATGGGCCTTCGGGAATCCCTGGATGAGCGAGTTTCAGTCTACATGAGCACCGATTTCGTTCAAGTGAGGGTCGACGCATCCGTCACCGACGCCTCCAGAGTTATGCAGAAGTCAGGGGCCACCGAGGCTGTCGTCATGAGGGGGGACACTCCCGTCGGGATGGTCACGGAGCGCGACATCCTCTACAAGGTCGTGGCATTGGGTCGCGACCCATCGTCTGTCACAATGAGTGCGATCATGAGCTCTCCGATCAAGACTATAGACGAGGAGGCAAAGGTCGGGGAGGCGATAGCAAAGATGTCAAAGCTGGGAGTACGGAGGCTTGGCGTCACTCGGAATGAGGTGCTCGTGGGACTGGTGACGCAAAAGGCGATGGTCTCTGGCGGCCTCCAACAGAGCATTGCTCTCCCGGAGCTCGCATTGCCAGGCCAGCTCGCCTGTCCATACTGCGGGGAGCTGGTGAAGGACAAGGAGGAACTCTCAAAACACATCGACCACTCTCACGTGGGGCCCGGGCTTCTCGAAGGCAACCTTAGCAAGTGGTAG
- a CDS encoding cytochrome bc complex cytochrome b subunit — MASKDGLLARLTQWIDSRLGLSHEMLRPVPAYAINPFYWLGALAVVAFAIQAVTGMLMLLYYVPSPTAAYSSTQYIFQSVSYGRFLETVHLYTAYAMIMLAFMHMMRGYFVSVHKKPREAMWFVGMIMGFVTLGFGFTGYLLPWTVVSKSATDVGLGMIDALPQPVSSFLSFLAVGAGGDATELLRFFDLHIVVLPAILLILLVVKMYMLEVHGISEPVLGAPPSEKKSRLLPIFPDVSLYLLELAAAFGVLMLLISVVFPIGLPPQYTPQAASQYTAQPDWYFLWVYQILKLSIFEQAGLPVALSIVSLVFIVLFLLPIVDRGEQRRISGRPLFVTLGAILVAEISVLTAWGLLTPGQAIPDEQAVLVLGGIALAVAIVTLVSYRLVLGGLGKAHAPDGAASSPTLRSAAAWTSGAFVLLLGLGTLAIAAVFNSLVGLALDGADAASIESLGFSLGALALTVTGTIALIYRLDLGIGAVKRHVKFLEKGWGE; from the coding sequence ATGGCCTCCAAAGACGGCCTGTTGGCTCGGCTCACCCAGTGGATCGATTCCAGGCTTGGACTGTCGCATGAAATGCTGCGGCCGGTGCCTGCCTATGCCATCAATCCCTTCTACTGGCTGGGGGCTCTCGCGGTGGTCGCTTTCGCAATTCAGGCTGTGACAGGGATGCTCATGCTGCTGTACTACGTGCCGAGTCCTACGGCGGCTTACTCGTCGACGCAGTACATCTTCCAGAGCGTGAGCTACGGTCGGTTCCTCGAGACAGTCCACCTCTACACGGCCTACGCGATGATCATGCTCGCATTCATGCACATGATGAGGGGGTACTTCGTCTCCGTCCACAAGAAGCCGCGCGAGGCGATGTGGTTTGTCGGAATGATAATGGGTTTCGTGACCCTCGGTTTCGGGTTCACGGGCTACCTCCTCCCATGGACGGTGGTCTCGAAGTCGGCGACGGATGTCGGTCTGGGAATGATAGACGCACTCCCCCAGCCCGTTTCTTCCTTTCTGAGCTTCCTGGCGGTAGGCGCGGGAGGAGACGCCACCGAGCTGCTCAGGTTCTTCGACTTGCACATCGTGGTCCTCCCTGCGATCCTTCTGATTCTTCTCGTCGTCAAGATGTACATGCTCGAAGTGCACGGGATCTCCGAACCGGTCCTGGGGGCGCCGCCATCCGAGAAGAAGAGCAGGTTACTCCCAATCTTCCCGGATGTATCCCTGTACCTGCTCGAGCTGGCGGCCGCCTTTGGGGTTCTGATGCTTCTGATCTCGGTCGTATTCCCGATTGGACTTCCACCGCAGTACACCCCTCAGGCAGCTTCGCAGTACACCGCCCAGCCGGATTGGTACTTCCTGTGGGTCTACCAGATCCTGAAGCTCTCGATATTTGAGCAGGCCGGGCTCCCCGTCGCCCTCTCCATCGTCAGCCTGGTATTCATAGTCCTCTTCCTGCTGCCGATTGTCGACCGGGGGGAGCAGAGGAGGATATCTGGGAGACCACTTTTCGTCACACTTGGGGCAATTCTGGTCGCGGAGATCTCGGTGCTCACTGCATGGGGGCTGCTTACTCCTGGACAGGCCATCCCCGATGAGCAGGCGGTGCTCGTATTAGGCGGGATAGCGCTCGCGGTGGCGATTGTGACTCTAGTTTCTTACAGGCTGGTGCTTGGTGGGCTGGGCAAAGCACACGCACCGGATGGAGCAGCTTCCTCCCCCACCTTGCGCTCGGCTGCGGCCTGGACATCGGGGGCATTCGTGCTCCTGCTCGGGTTAGGGACCCTGGCGATAGCGGCGGTGTTCAACTCCCTCGTGGGTCTCGCACTCGACGGGGCCGACGCCGCTTCGATCGAGTCCCTCGGGTTTTCCCTAGGGGCCCTCGCTCTGACCGTAACTGGAACCATCGCCCTCATTTACAGGTTGGATCTTGGGATAGGAGCAGTCAAGAGGCACGTCAAGTTCCTCGAGAAGGGGTGGGGGGAGTAG
- a CDS encoding YHS domain-containing protein: protein MAIDPICGMTVDPGRTPFHSEYQGTMVYFCSPGCKKSFDKDPASHAPRP, encoded by the coding sequence GTGGCAATCGACCCCATCTGCGGGATGACCGTCGACCCCGGTAGGACTCCGTTCCATTCCGAATACCAAGGCACTATGGTATACTTCTGCTCCCCGGGATGCAAAAAGTCCTTCGACAAGGACCCTGCAAGCCACGCGCCCCGCCCCTAA
- the bcp gene encoding thioredoxin-dependent thiol peroxidase, which yields MKASKDLKEGDHAPDFELPSSSGNPVRLSSLRGKNVVLYFYPEDDTSGCTREACSFRDNLPKFKGVDAVILGVSKDSLESHKKFIDKYSLNFTLLSDEGLKAHKLYHTWKEKNNYGRTYWGTERSTFVIDKGGKIRRIFRKVKVDGHDAEVLETLSS from the coding sequence ATGAAAGCATCCAAGGATTTGAAGGAAGGCGACCACGCCCCAGATTTCGAACTGCCGTCGTCCTCCGGGAACCCGGTCAGGCTCAGCTCACTTAGGGGCAAGAACGTCGTTCTCTACTTCTATCCCGAAGACGATACGTCCGGGTGTACGAGGGAGGCATGCTCGTTCCGGGACAACCTCCCCAAGTTCAAAGGCGTGGACGCTGTAATACTGGGCGTAAGCAAGGACTCGTTGGAGTCCCACAAGAAGTTCATCGACAAGTACTCTCTGAACTTCACGCTCCTGAGCGACGAAGGGCTGAAGGCGCACAAGCTCTACCACACTTGGAAGGAAAAGAACAACTACGGGAGGACCTACTGGGGAACCGAGCGGTCGACCTTCGTCATCGACAAGGGCGGGAAGATACGCAGAATATTCAGAAAGGTGAAGGTCGACGGGCACGACGCCGAAGTGCTCGAGACCCTGAGTTCTTAG
- a CDS encoding plastocyanin/azurin family copper-binding protein, protein MNKTEKILLGLAAAAALFLSLGVAYSATAAHQYRQTGTVGGMIGGGSNGGMMGRSYPGGTTGVPSMGGMMGAASYANGMMAGFGSMTTWMTQHMVGFWNQTWGGSHGGASAYVVMVGHSFYPANISIATGTTVTWVNMDFVQHTVTSGAEGAQTGLFDSHELNQMQSFSYTFSTPGTFAYYCGIHPGMIGTVSVTG, encoded by the coding sequence ATGAACAAAACCGAAAAAATCCTGTTGGGACTGGCTGCAGCGGCTGCGCTCTTCCTCTCTCTAGGCGTTGCCTACAGTGCGACGGCAGCACACCAATACCGTCAGACTGGAACCGTCGGAGGAATGATAGGAGGAGGATCCAACGGTGGAATGATGGGGAGGTCCTACCCGGGCGGGACGACCGGAGTACCCTCCATGGGAGGGATGATGGGCGCAGCATCCTATGCGAACGGAATGATGGCAGGGTTCGGAAGCATGACCACTTGGATGACTCAGCACATGGTCGGTTTCTGGAACCAGACCTGGGGGGGTAGCCACGGAGGAGCTAGCGCATACGTCGTCATGGTTGGGCACTCCTTCTATCCGGCCAACATCAGCATAGCCACTGGCACCACGGTGACCTGGGTGAATATGGACTTCGTCCAACACACGGTGACTTCGGGGGCGGAGGGAGCTCAGACTGGCCTCTTCGACTCGCATGAGCTGAACCAAATGCAGAGCTTCAGCTACACGTTCAGCACACCCGGCACCTTCGCGTACTACTGCGGCATCCATCCCGGGATGATCGGTACAGTGTCAGTCACAGGCTGA